A single window of Gadus morhua chromosome 22, gadMor3.0, whole genome shotgun sequence DNA harbors:
- the LOC115535655 gene encoding zinc finger and BTB domain-containing protein 8B: MEVPCYLAKLLRELNEQRKRDYFCDCSILVEGRVFKAHRNVLFAGSGYFRALLVHYLQDTGQLHSTASLDIVTADAFSIILDFLYSGRLALNRGNVIEVMSAASYLQMTDLVNFCKEYIRSSLDICNKEKEVVKEPESREAPADSVAPAESLESVSRAGAEADRGSGSESVVSVRAPSAERSPPPPGPSKTPQGSCSLRGSFLSAGEGSKGHVDLATQSSSSSAGLTPELLNPKIEYDPDDEMGESPDTKELGLYPGVTHPDHGRLLPASPCTGNERSPFGHGGYLNGRHFTDSLARSEGSSPIRDRGNLGQRFTHGLDATIDGGRLDEGLGMEGASVMGIQSDWFVEDTGDCMLMPVKLHKCPFCPYTAKQKGILTRHIRCHTGERPFPCPICGKRFTRQEHMRNHALCRHRHYMPLVCKSCRRAFEGGDITESLKRFGVCNDCSSGTVRHDHRLGPPHSRLPAPGPREGTAATLLVQFMDDVEEGRVEGLGEKKQMPGPVGM; this comes from the exons ATGGAAGTGCCTTGCTACCTGGCCAAGCTGCTGCGGGAACTGAACGAGCAGCGCAAGAGAGACTACTTCTGTGACTGTAGCATCCTGGTGGAGGGACGGGTATTCAAGGCTCACCGCAACGTGCTGTTTGCTGGGAGCGGCTACTTCCGTGCTCTTCTGGTGCATTATTTGCAG GACACAGGGCAACTCCACAGCACTGCCTCTCTGGACATAGTCACGGCCGACGCCTTCTCCATCATCCTGGACTTCCTTTACTCGGGCCGCTTGGCCCTCAACAGGGGCAACGTCATCGAGGTCATGTCGGCGGCCAGCTACCTGCAGATGACGGACCTGGTGAACTTCTGCAAGGAGTACATCCGCTCGTCCCTGGACATATGCaacaaggagaaggaggtggtcaAGGAGCCGGAGAGTCGAGAGGCGCCCGCCGACAGCGTCGCCCCCGCAGAGTCCCTGGAGTCCGTCTCGCGGGCGGGGGCAGAGGCGGACAGGGGCTCGGGTTCTGAGTCTGTGGTCTCAGTGAGAGCGCCCTCCGCAGAGCGTTCGCCGCCACCCCCAGGACCCAGCAAGACGCCGCAGGGCAGCTGTAGCTTGAGGGGCAGCTTTTTATCGGCAGGGGAGGGATCAAAGGGACACGTCGATCTGGCCACCcagtcctcctcttcttctgccgGATTGACCCCCGAACTCCTGAACCCCAAAATCGAGTACGACCCGGACGACGAGATGGGGGAGTCCCCCGACACCAAAGAGCTGGGCTTGTATCCTGGGGTCACTCATCCAGACCACGGCAGGCTGCTCCCAGCTAGCCCCTGCACCGGCAACGAACGCTCGCCCTTTGGACACGGGGGCTACCTCAACGGGAGACACTTCACAGACTCGCTGGCCAGAAGCGAAGGCTCCAGTCCGATAAGGGACAGGGGGAACCTGGGCCAGCGCTTTACCCATGGACTGGACGCTACCATCGACGGAGGCAGGCTGGACGAGGGCCTGGGGATGGAAGGAGCGTCCGTAATGGGAATACAGTCGGACTGGTTTGTCGAGGACACAG GCGACTGCATGTTAATGCCAGTAAAACTCCACAAGTGTCCTTTTTGCCCGTACACGGCCAAGCAGAAGGGCATTCTGACGAGACACATCCGCTGCCACACGGGAGAGAGGCCCTTCCCCTGCCCCATCTGTGGCAAGAGGTTCACCAGGCAGGAGCATATGCGCAACCACGCCCTCTGT CGTCACCGTCACTACATGCCGCTCGTGTGCAAGAGCTGCAGGAGAGCCTTCGAAGGGGGTGACATCACGGAGAGCCTGAAGCGCTTCGGCGTCTGCAACGACTGCAGCTCCGGCACCGTCCGCCACGACCACCGCCTCGGGCCCCCGCACAGCCGGCTACCGGCCCCAGGGCCGAGAGAGGGGACGGCGGCAACCCTACTGGTCCAGTtcatggacgacgtggaggaggGCCGGGTCGAGGGGCTGGGGGAGAAGAAACAGATGCCCGGTCCGGTGGGGATGTAG